GAGCATTAAATATCGATTATCGCGTAAAAATATAGAATCATGAATGGCACACAGTGGATTATTTTCATTTTAGTAGTACAGGTAATTCATTTTCTAGGAACTTGGAAATTATACGTAAAGGCAGGTCGTAAGGCTTGGGAAGCCATTGTTCCCATTTATAATGCAATCGTATTGATGCAGATTATAAATAGGCCCAAATGGTGGGTTATTTTGTTGTTCATTCCCATCATCAATCTATTGATGTTTCCTGTAATTTGGGTGGAAACCATAAGGAGTTACGGAAGGAACAGCCTTTTGGAATCCTGGTTGGTTGTTTTGACCCTTGGATTTTATATCTATTATGTGAACTACGCATTGGATGTAAAATATATTGAAAATAGGAGTCTTCATCCGGGAACCGCCTTGGGCGAATGGGTGAGTTCCATTGTTTTTGCGGTCGTTGCAGCAACATTGGTACATACCTATTTTATTCAACCATATGTAATACCCACAGGATCTTTGGAAAGAACGTTGCGTGTGGGCGACTTTTTATTCGTGAGCAAATTCCATTATGGGGCAAGAACACCCATGACTACGGTTGCCGCGCCCATGGTGCATGATACTTTGCCCATTATTGGAACAAAATCATATTTGAACAAACCTCAACTCCCCTATTTTCGTTTACCGGGATTTACAAAAGTAGAACGAAACGATATCGTGGTCTTTAGCTGGCCTGCCGATACCGTTAGACAATTTTTTAGGGCAGAAGCGGGGGTCAAAAAACCCATTGACAAAAAATCCAACTATGTAAAACGTTGTGTGGGCATTCCCGGGGACTCCTTGGAAGTTCGTGACGGCTACGTGTTTATTAACGGCAAACAATTGGCACTGCCCGGCAGTGCCAAACCCCAGTATGACTATATTATTTATTCCCAAAAAGGGGTATCCTCCAGAATACTGGACCAATTGGGGATTACGGATTTTACCAGAAAATACATATCCGGTCCCGTAAGCCAACAACAGGCACAGGCGATTAATCCCTATTTAAAAGGGTTCAATCAATTAGCCGATGGCCAACTGGAACTCTATACAGGAAACTCAGGTTTTCCTGCTGATGTAATCAGAAACAATCGTCTTTCCCTTAAAGAGGTAACTGATCGGGAACGAATGGTGCCATTGACAGATGAAATGGTATCGACCTTACGAAAGGATGCCAGTATAGATTCTGTTGTGCGACAAGTGGTTCCCAAAGGAAGAAG
Above is a window of Maribacter algicola DNA encoding:
- the lepB gene encoding signal peptidase I encodes the protein MNGTQWIIFILVVQVIHFLGTWKLYVKAGRKAWEAIVPIYNAIVLMQIINRPKWWVILLFIPIINLLMFPVIWVETIRSYGRNSLLESWLVVLTLGFYIYYVNYALDVKYIENRSLHPGTALGEWVSSIVFAVVAATLVHTYFIQPYVIPTGSLERTLRVGDFLFVSKFHYGARTPMTTVAAPMVHDTLPIIGTKSYLNKPQLPYFRLPGFTKVERNDIVVFSWPADTVRQFFRAEAGVKKPIDKKSNYVKRCVGIPGDSLEVRDGYVFINGKQLALPGSAKPQYDYIIYSQKGVSSRILDQLGITDFTRKYISGPVSQQQAQAINPYLKGFNQLADGQLELYTGNSGFPADVIRNNRLSLKEVTDRERMVPLTDEMVSTLRKDASIDSVVRQVVPKGRRGINLFPQSPDYPWNYSQMGPIYIPKEGTTVSLDLKTLPLYKKIIREYEGNTLAVNGNQILINGNVADSYTFQQDYYWMMGDNRDHSEDSRAWGYVPENHIVGTPIFIWMSFDNFTEPMSKWRPRWDRIFTTVNGDGEPKSYFKYFLILLAGYFVGSWFWKRKKAKK